One window of the Flavobacteriaceae bacterium YJPT1-3 genome contains the following:
- a CDS encoding TAT-variant-translocated molybdopterin oxidoreductase — protein sequence MSSNKKYWKSVEELDDNNSMVEALKQNEFVEPIPTDEFLGDKDKLSNTNTSRRDFLKYVGFSTAAASLAACEGPVYKSVPYVVQPERIIPGVADYYATTIADGFDFASVLVKTREARPIKIESNDLAQVGGGANARVHASVLSMYDTKRAQGPKGMGEDISWKQLDTEVANKLQAASGKQVVVLSQTFASPSTDQIISDFLAQFPNGKHVVYDTIDESAALDAFEAKFGVRALPDYDFAKAEVIVSVGADFLADWQGGGFSKGYAERRVPKNGKMSRHVQFEANMSMTGANADKRVPVTPSQQRQVLEGLHQVMMSGGNPSGLPENVSLAVQQAAAQLRKAGSKGIVVTGLQDMRSQSLALSINERLNSAAMDTSAPRLTRQGKAADVMQLVEDMNAGRVGALLIAGVNPAYSLPNAEAFKAGLEKVDVSVSFSMKEDETATLTNYLATVPHYLEAWGDVQLKQGHLSFMQPTIRTIFDTRQLQDTLLKWTGNDTSYQDYLKERISSAGINWNKALQDGVVKSDAFLPAGRQGASPSSTDQNSVTPAAAMTAAVQENTGGYELTLYTKVSMGDGQQANNPWLQEMPDPITRCSWDNYLTMSKADADALGIENKNVANGGLDGAYAKVTLDDVTVTVPVLIQPGQAKGSVGLALGYGKREGLQEEMQVGANAFPLYKGLKAVQNVTIENAGGNHEFACVQLQNTLMGRGDIIKETTLEIFNTRDKDYYNEIPHVSKDHQEIPVTSPDADLWTEFDRSIGHHFNLSIDLNSCTGCGACVIACHAENNVPVVGKDEIRKSRDMHWLRIDRYYSSDMTEERAEEEGYSGVGLFGDGVTDMFSEMEEPSAVSPQVVFQPVMCQHCNHAPCETVCPVAASAHGRQGQNHMTYNRCVGTRYCANNCPYKVRRFNWFLYNQNDEFDYHMNNDLGRMVLNPDVTVRSRGVMEKCSMCIQMTQKTILDAKREGRPIKDGEFATACSNACPTGAIQFGDINDKESKIAELRDADRSYHLLESVGTKPNVVYQMVVRNTEEA from the coding sequence ATGTCATCAAACAAGAAATACTGGAAAAGTGTTGAGGAGTTGGACGATAACAACTCCATGGTTGAGGCGCTTAAACAGAATGAGTTTGTAGAACCCATTCCTACCGATGAGTTTCTGGGGGACAAGGACAAATTGTCGAACACCAATACCTCGCGTAGGGACTTTCTAAAGTACGTAGGGTTTTCTACAGCTGCGGCTTCTTTGGCTGCCTGCGAAGGACCGGTGTATAAGTCGGTGCCTTACGTAGTACAGCCTGAACGCATCATTCCAGGGGTGGCAGATTATTATGCGACCACCATTGCTGATGGTTTTGATTTTGCCAGTGTTCTGGTCAAAACCCGGGAAGCACGTCCCATCAAGATCGAGAGCAATGATCTCGCTCAGGTAGGCGGCGGTGCTAATGCTCGTGTACACGCTTCCGTACTTTCTATGTACGATACCAAGCGTGCCCAGGGACCTAAAGGCATGGGGGAAGATATTTCCTGGAAACAATTGGACACCGAAGTAGCTAATAAACTACAAGCTGCCAGCGGCAAGCAGGTGGTAGTGCTTTCTCAAACTTTTGCAAGTCCGAGTACTGATCAGATCATCAGCGACTTTTTGGCGCAGTTCCCTAATGGGAAACACGTGGTTTATGATACCATCGACGAATCAGCTGCTTTAGACGCTTTTGAAGCCAAGTTTGGCGTTCGAGCCTTACCGGATTATGATTTCGCGAAAGCGGAAGTGATCGTGAGTGTAGGCGCCGACTTCCTGGCTGACTGGCAAGGGGGAGGATTCAGTAAGGGCTATGCAGAGAGACGCGTTCCTAAAAACGGAAAGATGTCGCGTCACGTGCAGTTTGAGGCCAATATGTCTATGACTGGAGCGAATGCTGATAAGCGTGTGCCGGTAACCCCTTCACAGCAACGACAAGTATTGGAAGGACTACATCAGGTGATGATGAGCGGCGGTAATCCGTCCGGTCTTCCTGAAAATGTAAGCTTAGCCGTACAGCAAGCTGCAGCCCAGTTGCGTAAAGCGGGTTCGAAAGGAATCGTGGTCACCGGATTGCAGGACATGCGTTCCCAATCTCTGGCGCTTTCCATCAATGAGCGACTGAACAGTGCGGCCATGGATACTTCAGCGCCTCGACTTACCCGTCAGGGTAAAGCGGCTGACGTGATGCAATTGGTAGAAGATATGAATGCGGGGCGCGTAGGAGCTCTATTGATCGCCGGAGTGAACCCGGCCTACTCCTTACCCAATGCAGAAGCATTCAAAGCCGGTTTGGAAAAAGTAGATGTTAGTGTGTCTTTCTCTATGAAAGAAGATGAGACCGCTACCTTAACGAACTATTTGGCCACTGTGCCTCATTATTTAGAGGCCTGGGGTGATGTGCAGCTGAAGCAAGGACATCTGTCTTTTATGCAGCCTACCATCAGAACTATTTTTGACACCCGTCAGCTACAGGATACCTTATTGAAGTGGACAGGAAACGATACTTCGTATCAGGATTACTTGAAAGAACGTATCAGTAGTGCAGGTATCAATTGGAATAAAGCGCTTCAGGACGGCGTGGTGAAGAGTGATGCTTTCCTGCCTGCCGGCAGGCAAGGCGCGAGTCCAAGCTCTACAGATCAGAACAGCGTAACTCCGGCCGCCGCCATGACCGCAGCGGTTCAGGAAAATACCGGTGGTTACGAATTGACCTTATACACCAAAGTGTCTATGGGAGATGGGCAGCAGGCCAACAACCCCTGGTTGCAGGAAATGCCGGACCCCATCACTCGATGCTCCTGGGATAATTACCTGACCATGTCTAAGGCGGATGCCGATGCCTTAGGTATTGAAAATAAAAATGTAGCCAACGGTGGTCTGGATGGCGCTTACGCGAAAGTGACTCTGGATGACGTTACCGTGACCGTACCCGTATTGATCCAGCCCGGACAGGCTAAAGGCTCTGTAGGCCTGGCTTTAGGATATGGAAAACGCGAAGGCCTTCAGGAAGAAATGCAGGTAGGAGCGAACGCATTCCCACTCTATAAAGGCCTAAAAGCCGTACAGAATGTAACGATTGAAAATGCAGGTGGAAACCATGAGTTTGCTTGCGTCCAGTTACAGAATACCTTAATGGGTCGTGGAGATATCATCAAAGAAACCACTTTGGAGATCTTCAACACCCGCGATAAAGACTATTACAACGAAATTCCACATGTGTCTAAAGACCATCAGGAAATTCCGGTAACCTCTCCGGACGCTGACCTTTGGACGGAGTTTGACCGCAGTATCGGGCATCACTTCAATCTGTCGATTGATTTGAACTCTTGTACCGGTTGTGGAGCGTGTGTGATCGCTTGCCACGCAGAGAACAATGTTCCTGTTGTGGGTAAAGATGAAATTAGAAAGAGCCGCGATATGCACTGGTTGCGTATTGACCGCTACTATTCTTCAGACATGACTGAAGAGCGTGCTGAAGAAGAAGGGTATAGCGGCGTAGGATTATTTGGCGACGGAGTTACTGACATGTTCTCCGAAATGGAAGAGCCTAGCGCGGTAAGTCCGCAGGTAGTCTTCCAGCCGGTGATGTGTCAGCATTGTAACCATGCACCTTGTGAAACGGTTTGTCCGGTAGCAGCGTCTGCACACGGCCGCCAGGGGCAGAACCACATGACTTATAACCGTTGTGTAGGTACGCGTTACTGTGCCAACAACTGTCCGTATAAAGTGCGTCGATTCAACTGGTTCTTGTACAACCAAAATGATGAGTTCGATTACCACATGAACAACGACTTGGGTCGTATGGTATTGAACCCGGATGTGACCGTTCGTTCGCGAGGGGTGATGGAGAAATGTTCGATGTGTATTCAAATGACCCAAAAGACCATTTTGGATGCGAAGCGCGAAGGACGTCCAATTAAGGATGGTGAGTTCGCTACCGCATGTAGCAACGCTTGTCCAACCGGAGCCATTCAGTTTGGTGACATCAATGATAAAGAGAGCAAGATTGCTGAATTAAGAGATGCGGATCGCAGTTACCACTTATTGGAAAGTGTAGGTACTAAACCCAATGTGGTGTACCAGATGGTGGTAAGAAACACAGAAGAAGCTTAA
- the infB gene encoding translation initiation factor IF-2, which yields MAEVKTMRLNKVLRELNISLDRAVEFLDSKGIEVEARPTTKISADVYEVLSEEFQTDANKRVASKEVIEEKQKEKEALRTAREEEEEKPKVVKAKANLAGPKQVGKIDLDKKPASAKAEPEAKKEEAPKPEAAAPKEETPKVKTEEKVEAKESGGKEEKTEAVDDDKIETNYKKLDGLNFTGKKIDLSKFKKPEKKKDKDDSKRKRRRRITKTDNSTTGRSSGNNRGRRKAVVKEEPSEEEVQRQVRETLEKLQGKSSKGKGAKYRREKREQHRQKTEEDQAQQEAESKTLQVTEFVTASEMATMMDVPVTKVISACMTLGMMVTMNQRLDAETLSIVADEFGYDVKFVTEDIDEAIIEEEDAPEDLEPRAPIVTVMGHVDHGKTSLLDYIREENVIAGESGGITQHIGAYGVTLDGGQKMTFLDTPGHEAFTAMRARGAQVTDIAIIVIAADDDVMPQTKEAISHAQAAGVPIIFAINKVDLPTANPEKIKEALANMNLLVEDWGGKIQSHDISAKTGTGVKELLEKVLLEAEILELKANPDKKATGTVVEAFLDKGRGYVSTILVEGGTLKIGDYVLAGTNSGKVKAMQDERGKDIEKAGPATPVSILGLDGAPQAGDKFYVMEDEREAKDIASKRTQLQREQAVRTQRHITLDEIGRRIALGEFKELNIILKGDVDGSVEALTDSFQKLSTEEIAVNIIHKGVGAITESDVLLASASDAVIIGFNVRPAGNARQVADKEEIDIRTYSIIYDAINDLKDAMEGMLSPEMKEEITGTAEVRETFKISKVGTIAGCMVLTGKIFRNSGIRLIRDGVVVYTGELATLKRFKDDVKEVAKGYECGMQIKNYNDLKEGDIIEAYQEVAVKKKLK from the coding sequence ATGGCAGAAGTAAAGACCATGAGATTAAATAAGGTATTGCGTGAGCTCAATATCTCGCTAGACCGTGCCGTAGAATTTTTGGATTCTAAAGGCATTGAGGTTGAGGCACGCCCTACCACAAAAATTTCTGCAGACGTCTATGAGGTTCTTTCTGAGGAGTTTCAGACTGATGCCAACAAACGAGTAGCTTCCAAAGAAGTCATCGAAGAAAAGCAGAAGGAGAAAGAAGCCCTGCGCACGGCCCGGGAGGAAGAGGAGGAAAAACCGAAGGTGGTTAAAGCCAAGGCCAATCTTGCCGGACCCAAGCAGGTAGGTAAGATCGATCTGGATAAAAAGCCCGCTTCCGCGAAAGCAGAACCAGAAGCCAAAAAGGAGGAAGCGCCTAAGCCTGAAGCAGCTGCTCCTAAAGAGGAAACGCCCAAAGTCAAGACCGAAGAGAAGGTCGAGGCTAAGGAAAGTGGCGGCAAGGAAGAAAAGACGGAGGCTGTTGACGATGATAAAATAGAGACCAACTACAAGAAATTAGACGGACTCAACTTTACCGGGAAGAAGATCGACCTCTCGAAATTCAAAAAACCGGAGAAGAAAAAGGATAAGGACGATTCCAAGCGCAAGCGACGTCGTCGAATTACCAAAACCGATAACAGTACAACCGGACGCTCTTCAGGAAATAACCGTGGCCGACGTAAGGCGGTGGTCAAGGAAGAACCGAGCGAGGAAGAAGTACAAAGACAGGTGCGGGAAACGCTTGAAAAACTACAAGGGAAATCCAGTAAAGGTAAAGGCGCCAAGTACCGTCGAGAAAAGAGAGAACAACACCGTCAAAAGACTGAGGAGGATCAGGCACAGCAGGAAGCGGAAAGCAAAACACTGCAGGTTACTGAATTCGTGACGGCCAGTGAAATGGCGACCATGATGGACGTACCGGTGACTAAAGTCATTTCTGCCTGTATGACCTTGGGGATGATGGTGACCATGAACCAACGCCTAGACGCGGAGACCCTGTCTATCGTGGCTGATGAATTTGGCTATGACGTCAAGTTTGTGACCGAAGATATTGACGAGGCCATCATTGAAGAAGAGGATGCTCCCGAAGATCTGGAGCCAAGAGCACCTATTGTTACGGTAATGGGACACGTAGATCACGGTAAAACCAGTTTACTGGATTACATCCGTGAAGAGAACGTAATTGCCGGCGAAAGCGGGGGAATCACCCAGCACATTGGAGCATACGGAGTGACCTTAGACGGTGGACAAAAAATGACCTTCCTGGATACTCCGGGTCACGAAGCCTTTACGGCCATGCGTGCTCGTGGAGCCCAGGTGACCGATATTGCGATCATTGTGATCGCTGCTGATGATGATGTAATGCCTCAAACCAAAGAGGCGATCTCACACGCTCAGGCTGCTGGCGTACCTATCATCTTTGCCATTAATAAAGTAGACTTGCCTACGGCCAATCCGGAGAAGATCAAAGAAGCCTTAGCCAATATGAATTTATTGGTTGAAGACTGGGGAGGTAAAATCCAATCCCATGATATTTCGGCTAAGACCGGAACCGGGGTCAAGGAATTACTCGAAAAGGTATTGCTTGAGGCGGAAATCTTAGAATTGAAGGCCAATCCGGATAAAAAAGCAACCGGAACCGTGGTGGAAGCTTTCCTGGATAAGGGAAGAGGGTATGTTTCGACCATCCTGGTAGAAGGAGGTACGCTAAAAATAGGAGACTATGTCCTTGCAGGTACCAACAGCGGAAAAGTAAAAGCCATGCAGGATGAGCGTGGTAAAGATATTGAGAAGGCCGGTCCGGCAACTCCAGTTTCTATTCTAGGACTCGATGGGGCTCCACAAGCGGGAGACAAGTTCTACGTCATGGAAGACGAACGGGAAGCTAAAGACATTGCCTCTAAACGAACCCAATTACAACGCGAGCAGGCGGTACGAACGCAACGTCACATTACCTTGGATGAGATCGGCCGTCGAATTGCGCTGGGTGAATTTAAAGAACTGAACATCATCCTTAAAGGGGACGTGGACGGATCTGTAGAAGCCCTTACCGATAGCTTCCAGAAACTATCCACCGAAGAGATCGCGGTAAACATTATTCATAAAGGAGTAGGAGCGATCACAGAGAGCGACGTCTTGTTAGCTTCGGCTTCAGACGCCGTCATCATCGGATTCAACGTGCGCCCTGCCGGAAATGCCCGTCAGGTGGCTGATAAAGAAGAAATCGATATCCGTACGTATTCCATCATCTATGACGCCATCAATGATCTTAAAGATGCGATGGAAGGGATGTTGTCACCGGAGATGAAAGAAGAGATCACCGGAACGGCTGAAGTTCGCGAGACCTTCAAGATCTCCAAAGTGGGAACGATTGCCGGATGTATGGTCTTGACCGGGAAAATATTCCGCAACAGCGGTATCCGACTGATACGCGATGGGGTGGTGGTGTATACCGGTGAGCTGGCGACCTTGAAACGCTTTAAAGACGATGTCAAAGAAGTGGCTAAAGGTTACGAATGCGGTATGCAGATCAAGAACTACAACGACCTAAAAGAAGGCGATATTATTGAAGCTTACCAGGAGGTAGCGGTCAAGAAAAAGCTGAAATAA
- the nusA gene encoding transcription termination factor NusA — MENLALIDSFSEFKDDKLIDRVTLMAILEEVFRATLKKRFGSDDNFDIIINPDKGDLEIWRNRTVVADGEVEDDNSEISLTAARKIEPDFEVGEDVSEEVKLIDLGRRSILALRQNLISKIHEHDNTNTFKQFKELEGELYNAEVHHIRHRAIILLDDEGNEIIMPKDRQIPSDFFRKGESVRGVIETVELRGNKPAIIMSRTSPLFLEKLFEAEIPEVFDGLITVKKVVRIPGEKAKVAVDSYDDRIDPVGACVGMKGSRIHSIVRELGNENIDVINWTNNIQLFITRALSPAKITSMKLDEENKTAEVSLKPEEVSKAIGRGGHNIRLAGQLTGYEIDVYREGVEEDVELREFSDEIEDWIIAEFAKIGLDTAKRILEHDVEDLVKRTDLEEETVEEVFRILKEEFRD, encoded by the coding sequence ATGGAAAACTTAGCATTGATCGATTCGTTTTCGGAGTTTAAAGATGACAAACTTATTGATCGGGTCACCTTAATGGCGATCTTAGAAGAAGTGTTTAGAGCTACGCTTAAGAAGCGCTTTGGTAGTGATGACAACTTTGACATCATTATCAACCCGGATAAGGGGGATTTAGAGATCTGGAGAAACCGAACCGTGGTTGCCGATGGCGAAGTGGAAGACGATAACTCTGAGATTTCATTGACCGCTGCCCGTAAAATCGAGCCTGACTTTGAAGTGGGTGAAGATGTGTCGGAAGAAGTTAAGCTTATTGATCTTGGTCGTCGATCTATATTGGCTTTGAGACAAAATCTGATCTCTAAGATCCACGAACACGATAATACCAACACCTTCAAACAGTTTAAAGAACTGGAAGGGGAGTTGTACAATGCTGAAGTGCACCACATCCGTCATCGCGCCATCATTTTATTGGATGACGAAGGCAATGAGATCATCATGCCCAAGGATCGCCAGATCCCATCTGATTTCTTCCGTAAAGGGGAGAGTGTTCGTGGGGTGATCGAAACTGTAGAATTAAGAGGGAACAAGCCGGCCATTATCATGTCACGCACCTCTCCCTTATTTCTTGAAAAGTTGTTTGAAGCGGAGATCCCTGAAGTATTTGACGGTTTGATCACCGTGAAGAAAGTAGTACGTATCCCCGGAGAGAAGGCGAAAGTAGCCGTTGATTCTTACGATGATCGTATCGATCCGGTAGGAGCCTGTGTGGGGATGAAAGGATCGCGTATCCACAGTATCGTTCGCGAACTGGGTAATGAAAATATTGATGTGATCAACTGGACCAACAACATCCAGTTATTCATCACGCGTGCATTGAGTCCGGCGAAGATCACTTCCATGAAACTGGATGAAGAAAACAAAACGGCAGAGGTCAGTCTGAAGCCGGAAGAGGTTTCTAAGGCGATTGGTCGTGGGGGTCACAATATCCGTCTGGCAGGACAGTTAACCGGGTATGAAATTGACGTCTACCGCGAAGGGGTGGAAGAAGATGTTGAACTTCGTGAGTTCTCAGATGAGATTGAAGATTGGATCATTGCAGAGTTTGCCAAGATCGGTCTGGATACCGCAAAACGGATCCTGGAACACGACGTGGAGGATCTGGTAAAGCGTACTGATTTAGAAGAAGAAACCGTAGAAGAAGTATTCCGAATTCTGAAAGAAGAATTTAGAGACTAG
- a CDS encoding cytochrome c3 family protein, producing the protein MKEVKYRSSLPRIIFFSVAFLLTFTTQLIAQDGAALAETEEVAQEPGANAENGERLFKANCAACHRLYQRATGPALYNVTEKYEREWLYKWIRNSQELIASGDAQAIAIWEEYNKTAMNSFEGLSNAQIDDILAYTDTPKPEPAVAVATAAEAPATGGGVSNNIILGLLAVVFLMLIAVLFLVNRTLRQFATQQGIEMPEEEKGTPIWKAFLENQFLILVTVIGLLLGGAYFAYGWMMQIGVDQGYMPIQPIHYSHRIHAGVNQIECKYCHSSARVSKHSGIPSLNVCMNCHKQIQEVAAETATEEYSKDFYDKEIQKLYKAVGWDAATQSYTGEEQAVEWIRIHNLPDFAYFNHAQHVTVGQIECQKCHGPVEEMEIMYQHSSLTMGWCINCHRETNVAMEGNEYYDKIHEQLAQKYGVEKVTAAQMGGIECGKCHY; encoded by the coding sequence ATGAAAGAGGTGAAATACCGTAGTTCCTTACCCAGAATTATATTTTTCAGTGTAGCATTTCTGCTCACTTTTACCACCCAACTTATCGCACAGGACGGAGCGGCTTTAGCTGAGACTGAAGAAGTTGCGCAAGAGCCTGGCGCCAACGCAGAGAATGGTGAAAGACTGTTCAAGGCGAATTGTGCGGCTTGTCACAGACTTTATCAGCGTGCGACCGGTCCGGCGCTCTACAACGTGACTGAGAAGTACGAGCGGGAGTGGTTGTACAAGTGGATCAGAAATAGCCAGGAGTTAATTGCCAGTGGTGATGCTCAGGCGATCGCCATTTGGGAAGAGTACAATAAAACCGCCATGAACTCTTTTGAGGGATTGAGCAATGCGCAGATTGACGACATTCTGGCGTATACAGACACGCCTAAACCAGAACCTGCTGTAGCTGTAGCTACGGCTGCTGAAGCGCCTGCTACCGGTGGAGGTGTTTCTAACAACATTATCCTGGGCCTACTGGCCGTGGTGTTCCTCATGCTGATCGCGGTGTTGTTCTTGGTGAACAGAACCCTGCGCCAGTTTGCAACGCAGCAAGGCATTGAAATGCCGGAAGAGGAAAAAGGCACGCCCATCTGGAAAGCCTTCCTGGAAAATCAGTTTTTGATCCTGGTGACCGTGATCGGTCTTCTTTTAGGAGGAGCCTATTTCGCCTACGGATGGATGATGCAGATCGGAGTTGATCAAGGGTACATGCCTATCCAGCCTATTCATTACTCTCACCGTATTCACGCCGGAGTGAACCAGATTGAATGTAAGTATTGTCACTCCTCCGCTCGAGTCTCTAAGCATTCGGGAATTCCTTCCTTGAATGTGTGTATGAACTGTCACAAGCAAATTCAAGAGGTGGCTGCCGAGACCGCAACCGAAGAATACAGCAAAGATTTTTACGATAAGGAAATTCAAAAGCTCTATAAGGCTGTTGGCTGGGATGCAGCGACCCAATCCTATACCGGAGAAGAACAAGCGGTAGAGTGGATCCGTATCCACAACCTGCCTGACTTCGCTTACTTCAATCACGCTCAGCACGTCACCGTGGGTCAAATTGAGTGTCAGAAATGTCACGGACCCGTAGAAGAGATGGAGATCATGTATCAGCATTCTTCATTGACCATGGGTTGGTGTATCAACTGTCACCGCGAAACCAATGTGGCTATGGAGGGTAACGAGTACTATGATAAAATTCATGAGCAGCTCGCGCAGAAATACGGGGTCGAGAAAGTGACCGCAGCGCAAATGGGCGGGATCGAATGTGGTAAATGCCACTATTAA
- a CDS encoding SPOR domain-containing protein, translating into MTKKWFFSFLLIGTFSMTLLAQQGTVVVKQDKRIDDLLVLKSQMSKDNELSDRYKIQLYYGNRAEATNIRKKYLNKIGEWPSSIEYQTPNYKVWIGNFRNKLEADRALIRIHEVFPNAFIFKPER; encoded by the coding sequence ATGACAAAAAAATGGTTTTTTAGCTTCTTGCTTATCGGCACATTTTCAATGACTTTATTGGCTCAACAAGGCACGGTCGTGGTCAAACAAGACAAACGCATTGACGACCTTCTGGTCTTAAAATCTCAAATGAGTAAAGACAACGAACTGAGCGATCGCTACAAGATTCAATTGTATTACGGCAATCGCGCCGAGGCGACCAACATTCGAAAAAAATACCTCAATAAGATCGGCGAATGGCCCTCCTCTATTGAGTATCAGACGCCTAACTACAAAGTGTGGATCGGGAATTTTAGAAACAAATTGGAGGCAGACCGGGCCTTGATCCGCATTCACGAAGTATTTCCGAATGCATTCATCTTTAAGCCGGAACGCTAA
- the rimP gene encoding ribosome assembly cofactor RimP codes for MFEARVKELLEEALAERPDLFLIELNISEQKEIKVVLDGDQGVTVEDCIAFSRKIEHNLDREEEDFSLEVMSAGATAPLTNRRQYAKNKGRTLEVKTNSGEKLEGELIATEADAFVLQWKAREPKPVGKGKITVQKEARITYDEVAKATVKIKFN; via the coding sequence ATGTTCGAAGCGCGCGTCAAGGAATTGCTGGAAGAGGCTTTAGCCGAGCGACCGGATCTATTTCTTATTGAACTTAACATCTCTGAACAAAAAGAGATCAAAGTGGTTCTGGATGGAGATCAGGGAGTTACCGTAGAAGATTGTATTGCTTTCAGTCGGAAGATTGAGCACAATCTGGATCGCGAAGAAGAAGATTTTTCTCTGGAGGTGATGTCGGCAGGAGCCACTGCTCCTTTAACCAACAGACGCCAGTACGCCAAGAACAAAGGACGGACCCTGGAGGTGAAGACCAATTCTGGCGAAAAGCTGGAAGGAGAGCTGATCGCAACCGAGGCTGACGCTTTTGTGTTGCAGTGGAAAGCTCGAGAACCCAAACCCGTCGGTAAAGGAAAGATAACTGTGCAAAAGGAGGCACGCATTACATATGATGAGGTAGCGAAAGCTACGGTCAAAATAAAATTTAATTAG